DNA sequence from the Acidimicrobiia bacterium genome:
GCAGGATTATTGGCGACTATCTTTGCAGCGGTGGTCGCCTACTACGGAGCGATAGCCTCGTATCGCATAGGTCTGGACCCTGATAACCACGGCACCCCTTTGGTCACATCTAGCATGGATGTGGCGGCATCGGTTGCTCTCATTGTCGTCCTGGCCCTAGCGGGCTATGCACGGCTTTGATGACATACCGCCTATTCGGCCGCTTTCGACGCCGGGCTAGGCTGTTCTTCGCAAGGGTGGCACTCTACCTCCAGGGTGGAGTGGCGGATTCCAAACCGCTCGGCAAGCAGACTACTCAACCGGTTTCTTTCGTTTTGAGCTTCGTGAAGGCTCACATCTCCGGATAAAACCACATGTCCAGAGAGGGCGGGATTGTCACTCGAGAGGTTCCAGATGTGAACGTGGTGGACAGAGGTGACAGCCGGTTGACTGCGGATGAAATCTTCGACCTCCGTGACGTCGATATGCCGTGGTGCTCCCTCCAAGAGCACGTGTGTAACCTCCCATAGGATGCGGCCTGCTGCCAGACACATAACTAACGCAATGAGTAATGCGAGTGCCGCATCGAGCCTATAGATTCGCCATAGAGAGATTGCGACACCGGAGATGACAGTCACCGTTGAAAAGGCTACGTCAGCCAAGAGGTTTAGCGCGGCTGCCTTCATATTCAAATCAATCCGCCGACCACTCACTACTACCACGGCACTGCTGGCATTTACTACCACCCCGATAGCCGCGGTTACAGCAACGACTAGACCTGGAACTGGGGGTGGCTCGAAAAGGCGCCGAATCGCTTCTGCACCTATGAGTGCTGCAGCGCCAACCAAGAGAAGGGAATTGACCTGCGCACCGAGCACCTCTGTGCGCTGAAAGCCGTAGGTCAGCTTACGCGTAGGTGGTTTTGCTGAAAATTTTACGGCCAGGAGGGCAATCCCTAATGCGATCACGTCGGAGGTGTTGTGAGCGGCGTCCGAGACCAGGGCCAGTGATCTAGATGCAAAACCCACGGTTGCTTCTGCTGCAGCGAAGGCAGCGTTTATGGCGAGTGCGAGGACAAGAGCTCTGAGTTTTGCGTGGTCTAGTTCAGACTCGGAGGAGACGCTGGGTTTCATCCATCTCTCGACCGCCGTTCCACGAGCTTGGTGTCCACTCTCAAGACAGCAACAAGAAGGCCCCACAACCCTGCAGCGCTTACGCTTAGGAGACCGGCCAGGGAGAGAGCCCGGCCGGAAGCTACCCCAACCGCCTGCAGGGTCGCGTAAGCCACTACCATTAAGACGAGTGGCACAAAAAATAAGAGAGCCACTGTCCCTGCGATT
Encoded proteins:
- a CDS encoding cation transporter, giving the protein MKPSVSSESELDHAKLRALVLALAINAAFAAAEATVGFASRSLALVSDAAHNTSDVIALGIALLAVKFSAKPPTRKLTYGFQRTEVLGAQVNSLLLVGAAALIGAEAIRRLFEPPPVPGLVVAVTAAIGVVVNASSAVVVVSGRRIDLNMKAAALNLLADVAFSTVTVISGVAISLWRIYRLDAALALLIALVMCLAAGRILWEVTHVLLEGAPRHIDVTEVEDFIRSQPAVTSVHHVHIWNLSSDNPALSGHVVLSGDVSLHEAQNERNRLSSLLAERFGIRHSTLEVECHPCEEQPSPASKAAE